The Halomicrobium salinisoli genome contains a region encoding:
- a CDS encoding SDR family NAD(P)-dependent oxidoreductase: MPLDYTHHPVTVEGKTAVVIGATSGIGRAIALGFAEEGANVVATSRTPERVERTAEEIRERGADTIEQTCDVTDRESIRDLRDETIEAFGDVDVLVNSPSYIARKGVADVTEEEWDQVFDVQLKGTVRATQLFAERMGEGSIINMASASAESAIPNLAAYTTAKGGIDSFTRVAAEEYGPEIRVNAIRPGFVITEQTEGTYTDGEPRYETIKDRTTNERLARPEEMAGIATYLASDAASYTNGEIVTVDDGFLNATFEE, translated from the coding sequence GTGCCACTGGACTATACGCATCACCCGGTGACGGTCGAGGGCAAGACGGCCGTCGTCATCGGGGCGACGAGCGGCATCGGACGGGCGATCGCACTGGGCTTCGCCGAGGAGGGCGCGAACGTCGTCGCCACCTCGCGCACGCCCGAGCGCGTCGAGCGGACGGCCGAGGAGATCCGCGAGCGCGGCGCCGACACCATCGAGCAGACCTGCGACGTGACCGACCGCGAGTCGATCCGCGACCTGCGCGACGAGACGATCGAGGCGTTCGGCGACGTCGACGTGCTGGTCAACTCGCCGAGCTACATCGCCAGGAAGGGCGTCGCCGACGTGACCGAAGAGGAGTGGGACCAGGTGTTCGACGTCCAGCTCAAGGGGACCGTCCGCGCGACCCAGCTGTTCGCCGAGCGCATGGGCGAGGGGTCGATCATCAACATGGCCTCCGCCTCGGCGGAGTCGGCCATCCCGAACCTGGCCGCCTACACCACGGCCAAGGGCGGCATCGACTCGTTCACCCGCGTCGCGGCCGAGGAGTACGGCCCGGAGATCCGCGTCAACGCCATCCGGCCGGGCTTCGTCATCACCGAGCAGACGGAGGGCACCTACACCGACGGGGAACCGCGCTACGAGACGATCAAGGACCGGACCACCAACGAGCGGCTCGCCCGGCCGGAGGAGATGGCCGGCATCGCCACCTACCTCGCCAGCGACGCCGCCTCCTACACCAACGGCGAGATCGTCACCGTCGACGACGGCTTCCTGAACGCCACCTTCGAGGAGTAA